From the genome of Vigna angularis cultivar LongXiaoDou No.4 chromosome 11, ASM1680809v1, whole genome shotgun sequence, one region includes:
- the LOC108334065 gene encoding lanC-like protein GCR2: protein MADRFFPNEMPPFVAETADQIPLTDSLTALLSLPYQTLSAKFQESAYHLKQSVLRETWGSRGKRVKDYTLYTGALGTAYLLFKAYQVTKDGNDLNLCSEIVEACYSASADSGRVTFLCGRAGVCALGVVVAKHTGDERLLDYYLRQFKEIVIPRDSPYELLYGRTGYLWACSFLNKHIGNNTIPTTHMRSVVDEVISAGRQLGHKGRCPLMYEWHGKKYWGAAHGLAGIMNVLMDMELKPDEVEEIKGTLRYMINNRFPSGNYPSSEGSENDRLVHWCHGAPGVTLTLVKAAEVFGDKEFLQAAVDSGEVVWKRGLLKRVGMCHGISGNTYVFLSLYRLTGNEKYLYRAKAFACFLLDRAHKLISEGKMHGGDRPHSLFEGLGGMAYTFLDMVDPQMAKFPGYEL from the exons ATGGCCGATCGGTTCTTTCCAAACGAGATGCCTCCCTTTGTGGCAGAGACAGCAGACCAAATTCCATTGACGGACTCCCTCACTGctcttctctctctcccttACCAAACCCTATCTGCAAAGTTCCAAGAGTCTGCATATCACTTGAAACAATCG GTGTTGAGGGAGACATGGGGATCACGTGGGAAGCGTGTGAAGGACTATACCCTTTACACGGGGGCTCTTGGAACAGCATACCTGCTTTTCAAGGCCTACCAAGTAACCAAGGATGGGAATGATCTTAACTTGTGCTCTGAGATTGTTGAGGCTTGTTATTCTGCTTCAGCAGATTCTGG CCGTGTGACATTTCTTTGTGGGCGTGCTGGTGTTTGTGCTCTTGGTGTTGTTGTAGCTAAGCATACTGGTGATGAAAGGCTACTTGACTATTACCTGAGACAATTCAAAGAG ATTGTAATACCTCGTGATTCGCCATATGAGCTATTGTACGGCAGAACAGGTTACCTATGGGCTTGTTCATTCTTGAACAAGCATATTGGTAACAACACAATACCTACTACCCACATG AGATCAGTAGTGGATGAGGTTATCTCGGCTGGCAGACAATTAGGACACAAGGGAAGATGTCCTCTGATGTATGAATGGCATGGAAAGAAATACTGGGGTGCTGCACATGGACTTGCAGGAATTATGAATGTTTTGATGGACATGGAACTCAAGCCAGATGAGGTGGAAGAAATCAAGGGTACCCTACGTTACATGATTAACAATCGTTTCCCTAGTGGCAATTATCCCTCCAGCGAAGGAAGTGAAAATGACCGTCTTGTGCATTGGTGTCATGGTGCTCCTGGAGTCACTCTTACCCTTGTAAAGGCAGCTGAG GTTTTTGGGGACAAGGAATTTTTGCAAGCAGCTGTAGATTCAGGGGAAGTAGTATGGAAGAGGGGTCTGCTTAAGCGAGTTGGGATGTGTCATGGCATCAGTGGGAACACCTATGTCTTCCTTTCTCTTTACAGATTGACAGGAAATGAGAAGTATTTGTACAGGGCCAAAGCATTTGCTTGTTTCCTACTTGATAGGGCACATAAACTGATCTCAGAAGGAAAGATGCATGGAGGAGATCGCCCCCATTCCTTATTTGAAGGTCTTGGAGGAATGGCATATACTTTTCTAGATATGGTTGATCCACAAATGGCCAAGTTCCCAGGCTATGAACTTTGA